One stretch of Flavobacterium sp. 9 DNA includes these proteins:
- a CDS encoding RICIN domain-containing protein yields MHKTTQKPKNRIKATIMIKVIMMLLFITSVNAQTVTPWITSGDQTKLLQQQATVSFGTNSGSNPSTVTVNAGTTYQTMDGFGYTLTEGSCEVISGMAATQQNQLLNDLYNPTTGLNANVIRISIGASDLSSSSYSYNEISGDVNMNNFSLNGPDLTYLIPIIKKIQLINPNIKILATPWSAPRWMKTNNSWVGGSLQTQYYAAYAKYFVKYFAAMQAQGISIWGITPQNEPENPNNEPSMLMNSTEQKNFINQQLGPQMAAAGYGGVKIIAFDHNCDNTAYPIDVLNNSSYVDGAAFHLYLGNISAMSTVRNATNKNVYFTEQYTGSGGSFSGDFGWHMQNVVIGSTNNWAKTVLEWNAANNSSLGPRTPGGCNTCLGAITVNNSTSYTKNVAYYIIGQISKFVKPGALRISSSSTSGTIFSAGFKNPDGSIALVVYNSGSANTIKVVSGSSAFNYAVPASSAVTFNWGASNPVAVTGVSVSPGSATITAGQTQQLTATISPSNATNTAVNWSSSNTSVATVNSNGLVSGVSAGNATITVTTVDGSKTATSAITVNAGTTGFPGYYNIISRNSNKGLDVADNSTTSGGRIQQYDVTGGGGNNQRWKFVSTGSGSYYIIVKSTGMYLAVENNGTANGLKVQQKTFSSSNEFKWTVNSLGGGYYSIINVNSNKSLDVENVSTANGANIQVWDYTSGLNQQWQFVQVESTAKRALAEIATTGETSADMTIFINPTNDYLKIDTNHEGSATVEVFNIGGQNIIKKNVDFVKGNPSEIEVSRLPKGVYIVRVNDKTGSYSKKVLKQ; encoded by the coding sequence ATGCACAAAACTACCCAAAAACCTAAAAACCGAATAAAAGCTACGATAATGATAAAGGTCATTATGATGCTTTTGTTTATTACTAGTGTAAATGCTCAAACAGTTACTCCTTGGATAACTTCAGGAGATCAAACGAAATTATTACAACAACAAGCTACCGTTAGCTTCGGGACAAATTCAGGATCTAATCCTTCGACGGTAACCGTTAATGCCGGAACAACTTACCAGACAATGGACGGATTTGGTTATACACTAACCGAAGGAAGTTGCGAAGTAATTAGCGGAATGGCCGCAACTCAGCAAAATCAATTATTGAATGATTTGTATAATCCAACTACAGGTTTAAACGCAAATGTAATTCGTATTAGTATTGGAGCTTCAGATTTAAGCAGTTCTTCTTATAGTTATAATGAAATTTCGGGAGATGTTAACATGAATAATTTTAGCCTAAACGGACCAGATTTAACCTATTTGATTCCGATTATAAAAAAGATTCAGTTAATTAATCCAAACATAAAAATATTAGCAACGCCATGGTCAGCTCCACGTTGGATGAAAACCAATAATTCATGGGTTGGCGGAAGTTTGCAAACGCAATATTATGCGGCTTACGCTAAGTATTTTGTAAAATATTTTGCAGCAATGCAGGCACAGGGAATTTCTATTTGGGGAATCACACCTCAAAATGAACCTGAAAATCCAAATAATGAGCCAAGTATGCTGATGAATTCTACAGAACAAAAGAATTTTATCAATCAACAACTTGGACCACAAATGGCTGCAGCCGGGTATGGCGGAGTAAAAATCATTGCTTTTGATCACAATTGCGATAATACAGCTTATCCTATTGATGTTTTGAATAATAGCAGTTATGTTGACGGAGCAGCATTTCACTTGTATTTAGGAAATATTTCGGCGATGTCAACTGTACGAAATGCAACCAACAAAAATGTTTATTTTACAGAACAATATACTGGTTCGGGCGGAAGCTTTAGCGGTGATTTTGGCTGGCACATGCAAAACGTCGTTATCGGAAGTACCAATAACTGGGCAAAAACGGTATTAGAATGGAATGCAGCAAATAATTCCAGCCTTGGACCACGTACTCCGGGAGGATGCAACACTTGTTTAGGAGCTATTACGGTTAACAATAGTACAAGTTATACTAAAAATGTAGCGTATTATATTATTGGGCAAATCTCAAAATTTGTAAAACCGGGTGCTTTAAGAATCAGTTCTTCGAGTACAAGCGGTACAATATTTTCTGCCGGATTTAAAAACCCTGATGGATCTATTGCGCTTGTAGTTTATAATTCAGGATCTGCAAATACAATCAAAGTAGTATCAGGATCTTCGGCATTTAATTATGCTGTTCCTGCATCTTCTGCTGTGACGTTTAATTGGGGAGCTTCAAATCCGGTTGCAGTTACAGGAGTGAGTGTTAGTCCAGGTTCTGCAACAATTACAGCAGGGCAAACACAGCAATTAACAGCAACAATTTCGCCAAGTAATGCAACAAATACAGCTGTAAATTGGAGTTCAAGTAATACTTCTGTAGCAACTGTAAATTCAAACGGATTGGTTTCTGGAGTTTCTGCTGGAAATGCTACAATCACAGTTACTACGGTAGACGGTTCTAAAACCGCAACGAGCGCCATAACAGTAAATGCCGGAACAACAGGATTTCCGGGATATTATAATATTATTTCAAGAAACAGTAATAAAGGTTTAGATGTTGCAGATAATTCAACTACAAGCGGAGGAAGAATTCAGCAATATGATGTAACTGGCGGTGGAGGAAACAATCAACGCTGGAAATTTGTTTCTACAGGAAGTGGCAGCTATTACATTATCGTAAAATCTACAGGAATGTATTTGGCAGTTGAAAATAATGGTACGGCAAATGGATTGAAAGTGCAGCAAAAAACGTTCTCTAGTTCTAATGAATTTAAATGGACTGTTAATAGTCTTGGAGGTGGATATTACAGTATTATCAACGTAAACAGTAATAAATCGCTGGATGTTGAAAATGTTTCTACAGCAAATGGAGCAAATATCCAGGTTTGGGATTATACAAGCGGATTAAACCAACAATGGCAATTTGTTCAGGTAGAATCAACAGCAAAAAGAGCTTTAGCAGAAATTGCGACAACTGGAGAAACTTCAGCTGATATGACAATTTTTATTAATCCGACAAATGATTATTTAAAAATTGATACTAATCATGAAGGAAGTGCAACTGTAGAGGTATTCAATATTGGAGGACAAAACATAATCAAGAAAAATGTAGATTTTGTAAAAGGAAATCCATCTGAAATTGAGGTTTCAAGACTTCCAAAAGGAGTTTATATCGTGAGAGTAAATGATAAGACCGGTTCTTACTCTAAAAAAGTCCTGAAACAATAA
- the ilvA gene encoding threonine ammonia-lyase IlvA, whose product MNLFNEVLAAKKQLENVVAATPLTQNLNLSEEFESTILLKREDLQIVRSYKIRGAYNKISSLNDVEKATGIVCASAGNHAQGVAYSCHLLQIQGKIYMPKTTPKQKVKQVQLFGKSFVEIVLTGDTFDDAYASATADAIKNHKIFIHPFDDEKVIAGQGTVGLEILENYKEPIDYVFVPIGGGGLASGLSEVFKHLSPNTKIIGVEPKGAPSMKTSIEENKNTALTTIDKFVDGAAVKQVGDKTFEICRYNLEDIVLVPEGKVCTTILRLYNEEAMVVEPAGALTIAALDFYKDKIKGKTVVCVVSGSNNDIERTAEIKERSLLYEGLMHYFMIQFPQRPGALKEFVNNILGPDDDITYFQFAKKNSREVGSVVVGLELKNKNDIMAIKMNMTKNGFEFQYLNDNQDLFTQLIG is encoded by the coding sequence ATGAATTTATTTAACGAAGTACTTGCTGCCAAAAAACAGCTTGAAAATGTAGTCGCCGCTACTCCACTCACGCAAAATCTGAATCTTTCAGAAGAATTTGAATCTACTATTTTATTAAAAAGAGAAGATTTACAAATTGTGCGGTCGTACAAAATTAGAGGCGCTTACAACAAAATTTCTTCGTTAAATGATGTCGAAAAAGCAACCGGAATTGTTTGCGCAAGTGCTGGAAACCATGCTCAAGGTGTTGCTTATTCTTGTCATCTTTTGCAAATACAAGGCAAAATTTATATGCCTAAAACAACTCCAAAACAAAAAGTAAAACAAGTGCAATTGTTTGGAAAATCATTTGTAGAAATTGTTCTTACCGGAGATACTTTTGATGATGCTTATGCTTCGGCTACAGCCGATGCTATCAAAAATCATAAAATCTTTATTCATCCTTTTGATGACGAAAAAGTCATTGCAGGTCAGGGAACTGTTGGATTAGAAATTCTCGAAAATTACAAAGAGCCTATTGATTACGTTTTTGTCCCGATTGGCGGCGGCGGATTAGCTTCCGGACTATCTGAAGTTTTTAAACATCTAAGCCCAAATACTAAAATTATTGGCGTGGAGCCAAAAGGCGCTCCTTCGATGAAAACTTCGATTGAAGAAAATAAAAATACGGCTTTAACCACAATCGATAAATTTGTAGATGGCGCAGCAGTAAAACAAGTTGGCGATAAAACTTTTGAAATCTGTCGCTACAATTTAGAAGATATCGTCTTGGTTCCCGAAGGAAAAGTCTGTACCACAATTTTACGTTTATACAATGAAGAAGCAATGGTTGTAGAACCTGCGGGCGCATTGACTATTGCAGCTTTAGACTTTTATAAGGATAAAATAAAAGGTAAAACTGTCGTTTGCGTCGTAAGCGGAAGTAATAATGATATCGAAAGAACGGCCGAAATAAAAGAACGCTCCTTATTATATGAAGGCTTAATGCATTATTTTATGATTCAGTTTCCACAACGTCCCGGAGCTTTAAAGGAGTTTGTAAACAATATTTTAGGTCCTGATGATGATATTACTTACTTTCAATTTGCTAAGAAAAATAGTCGTGAAGTAGGTTCTGTAGTTGTGGGATTAGAATTGAAAAACAAAAACGATATTATGGCCATTAAAATGAATATGACAAAAAATGGTTTTGAATTTCAATACTTAAATGACAATCAGGATTTGTTTACACAATTAATAGGATAA
- a CDS encoding DUF4136 domain-containing protein, whose product MKTFKLVPVFLLLILASCSTVSVYSDYDKNVDFAPYKTYAFFKPGIDKVEISDLDKRRILRAIDDQMQAKGFTKSENPDLLVNIFTKSREQVDVNQFNAGWGYGWGYGWNPYMMYGYGGQTTVSTSTQGTLYIDLIDAKKKEMIWQGEGIGTLTKNVDKKDEKVAEFVTKILAQYPPVKK is encoded by the coding sequence ATGAAAACATTCAAATTAGTACCCGTTTTTTTGCTCTTAATACTAGCTTCATGCAGTACGGTTAGTGTTTATTCTGATTATGATAAAAACGTAGATTTTGCGCCTTATAAAACTTATGCTTTTTTTAAGCCGGGAATTGATAAGGTCGAAATATCTGATTTGGATAAAAGACGTATTCTACGTGCCATTGATGATCAAATGCAAGCCAAAGGTTTTACCAAAAGTGAAAACCCAGATTTATTAGTAAACATTTTTACTAAATCAAGAGAACAAGTTGATGTTAACCAATTTAATGCCGGATGGGGTTACGGTTGGGGATACGGGTGGAATCCTTACATGATGTATGGATACGGAGGACAAACCACTGTTTCAACTTCTACACAAGGAACTTTATACATTGATTTAATTGATGCAAAAAAGAAAGAAATGATCTGGCAAGGTGAAGGTATTGGAACTTTAACCAAAAATGTGGATAAAAAAGATGAAAAAGTTGCTGAATTTGTGACTAAAATTTTAGCTCAATATCCTCCGGTTAAAAAATAA
- a CDS encoding urocanate hydratase, with amino-acid sequence MTFQEEIKQGIPSILPPKKEYDLAINHAPKRKEILSVEEKKLALKNALRYFEAKHHAELIVEFSEELEKYGRIYMYRLRPDYRMYARPIDEYPGKSLQAKAIMHMIQNNLDYAVAQHPHELITYGGNGAVFQNWAQYLLTMQYLSEMTDEQTLTMYSGHPMGLFPSHSEAPRVVVTNGMVIPNYSKPDDWEKMNALGVSQYGQMTAGSYMYIGPQGIVHGTTITVLNGFRKIKLNPEGNLFVTSGLGGMSGAQPKAGNIAGCITVCAEVNPKITKIRHEQGWINEIVTSTEELVKRVALAKANKEVVSIAYLGNVVDVWECFDKENIKIDLGSDQTSLHNPWAGGYYPVGISFEEANEMMANNPELFKEKVQESLRRQAKAINKHTAKGTYFFDYGNAFLLEASRAGADVMAENNIDFKYPSYVQDIMGPMCFDYGFGPFRWVCTSGKPEDLQKTDTIASQVLEELAKTSPNEIQQQMQDNIKWIKGAQENKLVVGSQARILYADAEGRIKIAEAFNQAIAKGEIGTVVLGRDHHDVSGTDSPYRETSNIYDGSRFTADMAIQNVIGDSFRGATWVSIHNGGGVGWGEVINGGFGMVLDGSKEASKRLASMLFWDVNNGISRRSWARNDEAIFAIKRAMEVQPLLKVTLPNIVDENLF; translated from the coding sequence ATGACTTTTCAAGAAGAAATAAAACAAGGAATACCAAGTATATTACCTCCAAAAAAAGAGTACGATTTAGCAATTAATCACGCGCCAAAAAGAAAAGAAATCCTTTCGGTAGAAGAAAAAAAGCTGGCTCTTAAAAATGCATTACGTTATTTTGAAGCTAAACATCACGCTGAATTAATTGTCGAATTCTCTGAAGAATTAGAAAAATACGGACGTATATATATGTATCGTCTGCGTCCTGATTACAGAATGTACGCTAGACCAATTGACGAATATCCTGGAAAATCATTGCAGGCAAAAGCAATTATGCATATGATCCAAAACAATCTGGATTATGCTGTGGCGCAACATCCCCACGAATTAATTACTTATGGTGGTAATGGAGCAGTTTTCCAAAACTGGGCACAATATTTATTAACGATGCAATATTTGTCTGAAATGACAGATGAGCAAACTTTAACGATGTATTCAGGACATCCGATGGGATTATTTCCTTCACATTCAGAAGCGCCGAGAGTTGTGGTTACAAACGGAATGGTGATTCCAAACTATTCTAAACCGGACGATTGGGAAAAAATGAATGCTTTGGGAGTTTCACAATACGGACAAATGACAGCTGGAAGTTATATGTATATTGGTCCACAAGGAATTGTACACGGAACTACGATTACGGTTTTGAATGGTTTTAGAAAAATAAAACTAAATCCTGAAGGAAATCTATTTGTAACATCAGGACTTGGCGGAATGTCCGGTGCTCAACCAAAAGCCGGAAATATTGCAGGTTGTATTACGGTCTGCGCCGAAGTAAATCCTAAAATTACAAAGATTCGTCACGAACAAGGATGGATTAATGAAATCGTAACTTCGACAGAAGAATTGGTAAAAAGAGTCGCTTTGGCGAAAGCCAATAAAGAAGTGGTTTCAATTGCTTATTTAGGAAATGTAGTTGATGTTTGGGAATGTTTCGACAAAGAAAACATCAAAATTGATTTGGGTTCTGACCAAACTTCGCTTCATAATCCTTGGGCGGGAGGTTATTATCCAGTTGGAATTTCTTTTGAAGAAGCAAACGAAATGATGGCAAACAATCCTGAATTATTCAAAGAGAAAGTGCAGGAATCTTTGCGTCGTCAAGCGAAAGCAATAAACAAACATACTGCAAAAGGAACTTACTTTTTTGATTACGGAAATGCCTTTTTACTAGAAGCTTCACGTGCTGGCGCTGATGTAATGGCAGAAAATAATATCGATTTCAAATATCCAAGTTACGTTCAGGATATTATGGGACCAATGTGTTTTGATTACGGTTTTGGTCCTTTTAGATGGGTTTGTACTTCAGGAAAACCAGAAGATTTACAAAAAACCGATACTATTGCAAGTCAGGTTTTAGAAGAATTAGCGAAAACTTCTCCAAATGAAATTCAGCAACAAATGCAGGATAACATTAAATGGATCAAAGGCGCACAGGAAAATAAATTAGTTGTAGGTTCTCAAGCACGTATTTTATACGCTGATGCCGAAGGTAGAATTAAAATTGCTGAAGCTTTTAACCAGGCGATTGCAAAAGGCGAAATTGGAACTGTTGTTTTAGGTCGCGATCATCATGACGTTTCCGGAACGGATTCTCCTTACAGAGAGACTTCTAACATCTATGACGGTTCCCGTTTTACGGCAGATATGGCGATTCAAAACGTGATTGGAGACAGCTTTAGAGGTGCAACCTGGGTATCGATTCATAACGGCGGCGGAGTTGGCTGGGGAGAGGTTATAAATGGTGGATTTGGTATGGTTCTTGATGGTTCTAAAGAGGCTTCAAAACGTTTAGCATCAATGCTTTTTTGGGATGTTAACAACGGAATTTCAAGAAGAAGCTGGGCTAGAAATGACGAAGCAATTTTTGCTATAAAAAGAGCGATGGAAGTTCAGCCATTGTTAAAAGTAACGCTGCCTAATATCGTAGATGAAAATCTATTTTAG
- a CDS encoding DUF5522 domain-containing protein, with amino-acid sequence MKEQSNENKLIEGEDFYYTPEGYKCFTEKHHLKRGYCCKSGCRHCPYGFDKRTGEIRKKTN; translated from the coding sequence ATGAAAGAGCAAAGTAATGAAAATAAACTAATCGAAGGCGAAGATTTTTACTATACGCCCGAAGGTTATAAATGCTTTACTGAAAAACACCATCTCAAACGCGGTTATTGCTGCAAAAGTGGTTGCCGTCATTGTCCGTACGGATTTGATAAACGAACTGGCGAAATAAGGAAGAAAACGAATTAG
- a CDS encoding 1-aminocyclopropane-1-carboxylate deaminase/D-cysteine desulfhydrase has translation MNQEIQTTFQNDISLTIKREDLIHPFVSGNKFRKLKYNLLQAKAENKTTLLTFGGAFSNHIAAVAYAGKEQGFKTIGIIRGEEILDKIEDNPTLKFAQENGMQFEFVTREDYRHKSEASFIEKLKEKFGDFYLVPEGGTNELAVKGCEEILTEEDAVFDYVCCAVGTGGTISGLINSALSHQKVLGFPALKGDFLTDEIRIFAKKDNWNLISDYHFGGYGKINLELIEFINAFFEENKVPLDPIYTGKMVFGVIDLIHKNYFPAGSKILLIHTGGLQGIDGMNMKLKQKKLPILISNG, from the coding sequence TTGAACCAGGAAATTCAAACTACTTTCCAGAACGATATTTCTCTGACCATTAAACGGGAAGATTTGATTCATCCTTTTGTTTCAGGGAATAAATTCAGAAAACTCAAATATAATTTACTTCAGGCTAAAGCCGAAAATAAAACTACTTTATTGACTTTTGGCGGAGCTTTTTCGAATCATATTGCAGCGGTTGCATATGCAGGAAAAGAGCAGGGTTTTAAAACAATAGGAATTATTCGCGGAGAAGAAATTCTTGATAAAATAGAAGATAATCCAACCTTGAAATTTGCTCAGGAAAACGGAATGCAATTTGAGTTTGTAACTCGCGAAGATTACAGACATAAAAGTGAAGCTTCGTTTATAGAAAAATTAAAAGAGAAGTTTGGAGATTTTTATTTAGTGCCTGAAGGCGGAACAAATGAGTTGGCGGTAAAAGGCTGCGAGGAAATTTTAACTGAGGAAGATGCTGTTTTTGATTACGTTTGCTGCGCTGTTGGAACTGGCGGAACCATATCAGGATTGATCAATAGCGCGTTGTCACATCAGAAAGTTTTAGGGTTTCCGGCGTTAAAAGGTGACTTTTTAACAGATGAAATTCGTATTTTTGCAAAAAAAGATAACTGGAATTTAATTTCTGACTATCATTTTGGAGGTTATGGGAAGATAAATTTAGAATTAATTGAATTTATCAATGCTTTTTTTGAAGAAAATAAAGTGCCTTTAGATCCAATTTATACAGGAAAGATGGTTTTTGGCGTTATAGATTTAATACATAAAAACTATTTTCCTGCAGGTTCAAAAATTTTACTCATTCATACCGGTGGATTACAAGGAATTGATGGAATGAATATGAAATTGAAGCAGAAAAAATTACCAATACTTATAAGCAATGGTTAA
- a CDS encoding glucosaminidase domain-containing protein yields the protein MVKKIITFLILATLVSCSSSKPTIATTKKAAAVQRPRVATTKKQAPVKPIGKNYPSTNNTTEVIQSTSKTVVTSDLINNYILQFKDIAMGNMQKYGIPASIILAQGILESGAGKGDLALDANNHFGIKCHNDWLGESVRHDDDSAQECFRKYTEASESYRDHALFLVGKKRYASLFTYEKDDYKAWAKGLRACGYATDPNYPDKLISYIERYNLHQYDCQVTGRNYKPFEKSTPPAKSPSNSNSNVNPNDPNLYEVQKGDTLYSISKKFNVLVDDLKQKNNLSDNALSIGQKLKVK from the coding sequence ATGGTTAAAAAAATAATAACATTCTTAATTCTGGCTACTTTAGTAAGTTGTTCGTCGAGTAAACCTACTATTGCAACGACTAAAAAAGCGGCTGCGGTTCAGAGGCCAAGAGTGGCAACTACCAAAAAACAAGCTCCAGTAAAGCCAATAGGCAAAAATTATCCTTCTACAAATAATACAACTGAGGTTATTCAATCTACTTCTAAAACAGTTGTTACCAGCGATTTAATCAATAATTATATTTTGCAATTTAAAGATATTGCAATGGGAAATATGCAGAAATACGGTATTCCTGCAAGTATTATTTTGGCGCAGGGAATTCTGGAATCTGGTGCAGGAAAAGGAGATTTAGCTTTAGATGCAAACAATCACTTCGGAATAAAATGTCATAATGATTGGTTGGGCGAGAGCGTTCGTCACGATGATGATTCGGCTCAGGAATGTTTTAGAAAATATACTGAAGCGTCAGAATCCTATAGAGATCACGCCTTATTTTTGGTTGGAAAAAAAAGATACGCAAGCTTATTTACCTATGAAAAAGACGATTATAAAGCTTGGGCAAAAGGATTAAGAGCTTGTGGTTATGCTACAGATCCTAATTATCCGGACAAATTAATTAGTTATATTGAAAGGTATAATCTGCATCAATATGATTGTCAGGTAACGGGAAGAAATTATAAGCCATTTGAGAAATCAACTCCGCCGGCAAAAAGTCCTTCAAATTCAAATTCGAATGTAAATCCTAACGATCCTAATTTATATGAAGTTCAAAAAGGAGATACTTTATATTCGATTTCCAAGAAATTCAACGTCTTGGTTGATGACTTAAAACAGAAAAATAATCTTTCGGATAATGCGCTTTCTATTGGACAGAAACTTAAAGTGAAGTAA